The window CACCGGCTACCCTGGCGGCCTGAAGGAAATCCAGGCCAAGAAGCTGTTCGCCGCCAAGCCGGAGACCGTCGTCAAGGAAGCCGTCTGGGGCATGCTGCCCAAGAACAAGCTGGGCAAGAAGATGCTGTCCAAGCTGAAGGTTTACGCCGGCCCCGACCACAAGCACCAGGCCCAGCAGCCTGAGGAAAAGAAATTCTAATCCCAAGGAGAAGATACATTGGCCACCAAAGTTCAGTTTTACGGAACGGGTAGGCGCAAGACCGCCGTGGCGCGGGTTTTTCTTCGTCCGGGCGCCGGGAAGATCTTCGTCAACCGGCTCACCTACGAGGACTACTTCAAGACCAACACCCAGCGGATGATGGTGCGTCAACCCTTGCTGCTCACCGAGAACCTCAGCAAGTTCGACCTCAACGTGACGGTCATGGGCGGGGGGCTGGTGTCGCAGGCCGGCGCCGTCCGCCACGGCATCGCCCGCGCGCTGGTGGATTTCAACTCGGAGCTTCGGTTGAAACTCAAGCAGGCGAAGTTCCTCACGCGCGACCCGCGCAAGAAGGAACGCAAGAAGTACGGTCAGCCTGGCGCCCGCCGCCGCTACCAGTACTCCAAGCGCTAGTCGACCGGTTTCCGGAATATTAAGGTTACAGGAGGCTCCGTTGGTTTCCATAACGATGAAAGCACTGTTGGAAGCGGGTGTCCATTTCGGCCACCAGACGCGCCGCTGGAACCCCAAGATGAAACCCTACATCTTCGGGGACCGGAACGGCATTCATATCATCGATCTCCAGAAGACGATGCACCTCTTCAAGGAGGCGACCGACTTCGTCGCGGAGAGCGCCCGGCGCGGGAAGCGCATCCTCTTCGTCGGCACCAAGCGCCAGGCGCAGGACGCCGTCAAGGACGAGGCCCTCCGCTGCGGCCAGTACTACATCAACAACCGGTGGCTCGGCGGCCTGCTCACCAACTGGCAGACCGTGAGCAAGTCCCTCGAGAAGTACAAGTCCCTCGACGCCATGAAGGAAGTCAACTACGCGGGCGAGGTGTCCAAGAAGCAGGTGGCCCGGCTGGAGCGCAAGCGCCGCAAGCTCGAGAAGAACCTGGCCGGCATCAAGAAGCTGGACGCCATGCCCGAGGTCCTGATGATCATCGACCCCAGCAAGGAAGACATCGCCGTGCTGGAGGCCAAAAAGATGGGGGTGAAGGTGGTGGCCCTGGTGGACACCAACTGCAACCCCGAGCCCATCGACTACGTGATCCCCGGCAACGACGACGCGCTCCGCTCCGTGCGGCTGATCGTCTCCAAGCTGGCGGACTCCGTCATCGAAGGGCAGAACATGATGAAGCAGGACGCCGAGCTGGCGGCCAAGGACGCCCCGGAAGGCGGCGCCGACGTCACCCCGGAACTCCGCGACGCCTACGCGGCGGAAGCGGTGCACCCGGAGCGCCGGAAGTACGCCCAGCGGCGGCCGCCCCGGCCGCGGGTCCCCCGCGAGATCATCCCGGACGCCGTTCCGGCCGCCCCGGAAGCCCCTGCCCCCGCTCCCGCCCCCGCTCCCGCCGAACCGGCGGAGTGAGCCCGCGGGGCGAACCCGACGACCGAACCCGGGGCCGCAAGGCCCCGTTTCACCTGGATCCTGGAGGACAACATGCAGATAACACCCGCAATGGTGAAGGAATTGAGGGAAAAGACCGACGCCGGCATGATGGAGTGCAAGACCGCCCTCGTCGAGGCCGACGGCGACATGGAAAAGGCCGTGGAGATCCTGCGGAAACGCGGGGTGGCCACCGCCTCCAAGAAGTCCACCCGCGTCGCGAGCGAGGGGGTCATCGGTTCCTACATCCACCACAACCACAAGGTCGGCGTTCTCATCGAAGTGAACTGTGAGACCGATTTCGTCGCCAAGAACGACAAGTTCAAGGAACTGGTCCACAACGTGGCCATGCAGATCGCCGTCACCCGGCCGCGCTGGGTCCGGCGGGACGAAGTCCCCGCCGCCGTCGTCGAGAAGGAGCGGGAAATCTACCGCGAGGCCCTGAAGAACGACGAAAAGAACCGGAACAAACCGCCCGCCGTCATGGACAAGATCATCGACGGCCGAATCGAAAAGTTCTTCAAGGAAACCTGCCTGACGGAGCAGGAGTACATCAAGGACTCCACCATGACCATCGAAGGATACGTGCACTCCATCATCGGGGTCATCAAGGAGAACATCCGCATCCGGCGCTTCTGCTGCTTCAAGGTCGGCGAGGAATGAGAACACCGCGCGCCGATCGCGCGGCGCGCACGGAGGCACCATGATCAGAACCGTTTCCAAGGAGGCTCTCGGCCAGTACGAGGAAGGGTTGCGGCTGCTGTTCGAGCACCAGTACGCCGAGGCCCGGAAGGTTTTCACCCAGATCGCCAAGGCGGCCGGGACCCATCCCCTCATGAAGAACCGCGC of the Acidobacteriota bacterium genome contains:
- the rpsI gene encoding 30S ribosomal protein S9; this encodes MATKVQFYGTGRRKTAVARVFLRPGAGKIFVNRLTYEDYFKTNTQRMMVRQPLLLTENLSKFDLNVTVMGGGLVSQAGAVRHGIARALVDFNSELRLKLKQAKFLTRDPRKKERKKYGQPGARRRYQYSKR
- the rpsB gene encoding 30S ribosomal protein S2: MVSITMKALLEAGVHFGHQTRRWNPKMKPYIFGDRNGIHIIDLQKTMHLFKEATDFVAESARRGKRILFVGTKRQAQDAVKDEALRCGQYYINNRWLGGLLTNWQTVSKSLEKYKSLDAMKEVNYAGEVSKKQVARLERKRRKLEKNLAGIKKLDAMPEVLMIIDPSKEDIAVLEAKKMGVKVVALVDTNCNPEPIDYVIPGNDDALRSVRLIVSKLADSVIEGQNMMKQDAELAAKDAPEGGADVTPELRDAYAAEAVHPERRKYAQRRPPRPRVPREIIPDAVPAAPEAPAPAPAPAPAEPAE
- the tsf gene encoding translation elongation factor Ts is translated as MQITPAMVKELREKTDAGMMECKTALVEADGDMEKAVEILRKRGVATASKKSTRVASEGVIGSYIHHNHKVGVLIEVNCETDFVAKNDKFKELVHNVAMQIAVTRPRWVRRDEVPAAVVEKEREIYREALKNDEKNRNKPPAVMDKIIDGRIEKFFKETCLTEQEYIKDSTMTIEGYVHSIIGVIKENIRIRRFCCFKVGEE